One Nicotiana tomentosiformis chromosome 1, ASM39032v3, whole genome shotgun sequence genomic window, gaaaatttcaaaaactaCTCTAGAACTGTTTTTGAGATTTAaaaattttgttttcaaaatttgacaaaaaatggttaaaatctataaacaaaagagatatttgaaaataaaatttgaaaaaaaaaactgcCAAACGGGAAATTAGATTTCTTAAACTAGCATGACCAACACAAGCTAATAGTGAAAAGTGAAGTGAAGGGAGCTGGAAGCATCTCAATGTAATGGATTATAGTACTAGTAAATAAGCAGACAAAATGAAGTATGAAAGTCAACAAAGCCATCTTTATGTATTGGAAAATAGAAGAGGGACTTGGAAGTAAAGAATATTACTCCATAGTACAAGACAAAATGACACCAATCCCAAAAGTAAATCTTGAAAGTCTTTAaagaaatgagagaagaagaagtaGGAGGTTTTCTTTTAGTAGCTTTAGAGGTATTGGAAAAATAAAAGGCAGAGCGTATCTTCATATCGTTCTATGTGCATAGAAAATATGCATCCACAAAGaccagccaaaaaaaaaaaacggaAGAACCAAAAGTTCAAGTCCCACCTCTTAGCATCTTCATGACTGGAATACACCTTTTTCTTTATTAAGTGTACTTTTGTCACTTAACACTATTGCTGAAAACATGAAGGGATGATTAATATTCAGGTAATATTAGGATTAGAAAAAACTTGGTTTTGGTTTTCCTCTTTGTGCTTTTAATGTGTATGTTTGGATTTAACGTCAGCGACTTTTACAGTATGTCTTGTGaaaattcttcttttttaaaGAGCTGGCTTACCAAACCAACTTATTCTTGAAGTAGATTGAAATGAGAATTTGAGCAAAATACTTAGAACTAGATAGAGATCAATCCACCTTTTCCCACATAAAATTGAGGTCAAAATAGTGACGCTGAAAGTTTAATGTGCCAACATTTCTTCCACAAAGATTTCAAGTTAATAACTTGAGAGTGAAAACAGTAACAGGGAGAAGACGTTTGGTACTCAATCATCCATTCTGTGTAATCAAGAAAAAATCATCACAAAAATCACAACTCCAAACTTTCCAACACCTAAAAAACAAACTCAAAGTGATTCAACCCTAATAGTAAAAGGGCAAAAATGAAACTTTTTAATTCCAAAGGTTCTAAACGTAAACAAAACTTTTTACATTTCCAAATTATCAAAAGTCCCACATTCCAACTATATATCATACTCTTCTCCGGCCATCGGAATACTGAGAAAGTGGGACCACCTCCGACAACGGCGTAGATAACGGCGTCGGCAACGGCGAGTTCCGACAAACTGGACATGAAGCATTCAATTTCAGCCACGCGTCAATACACATCACGTGAAAATAATGCTTACAGTCCGGCATCATCCTCAGCATTTCTCCATCCTTGTACTCACACAAGCATATCGGACAATCATTGCCGTTACCGTTACCGTTTCTTTTGGAGTAAACCAACTTAGGGTACGAGTTGATTACGACTTGATCAAGACCCAACGTCGCGTTTTGCGATGAAACGTCGTCGTTTTCTTCATCATCTTCCGCTACGAATATGATACGGGGGAGGTAAATTCCATTTTCACTGTTATTGAGGTTTTGAGAATTGTGTTGGGCTTGACGGCGGCGACGACGAGCGGCGGCGGAACGGCAGCAGATGTAAGAAGCAAGGAGGACAGTCGAGAGGAGAACGAGGAAACCAAGAGCTATGGCAATTGCATAACCGAGGCCGATGGTGCTGAGGTTCTGAGAGAGGGAGTTAGAGTTGGTGGTTGGTGTGGGTGTGATGGTTAGAGGTGGTGGGGGTGGTGGTTGGCGGCGGAAGACGGAGGAGGACATTGGGAAGAGAGAAAAATGGGGTTGAGAAGGTCCATGAGAAAGGGAAGGGGGGGGTTTAGGGGGAGAGAAGGTGGGTGGGTAGATTAACTGCTGGTGCAGCTACGGGCATTTAATAGTGTAGTTTGGAAAACAGAGAAGGTCATTTAATGGACAACATGGGGGTTGATGATGACTTTCGCCTTTGCTTTCTTGCTTACTTGGTTTAGTCTTTGGCTTGACCATGGGTGGGTTGGAAGTCTAATTTATTTTTGGCCATGTATGCATGTTGATTCTACTATTaacttttctttttttcaaaaaaaaaaaaatttgtttgGTATTTAAAATGTATTATCTCGACCATAATTCAATTTTATATTCAGAAATACTCTTAAAAATTCGAAAATATTGCGGTATAATATGctagagttcgaattttttatatatgagcttacaacataatatgctgaaatttaataatgtgttggagttccaTCATAATATGTTAGAAGTTTATACGCTCAGTTTTATAATCTTGCATATTATGCTTGGACTTTTCGTGTGCTGAAATTcaaacataatatgctggaagtttatatgcaTGAGCGTCataatccaacatattatgctcgAATTTTCCGTGTTTCAGCAAAACaatagctatttttcaatgattttGCAAgcgctgactatttttcaattattagTCCGAAAATTGACTAGCACGTGCTATTTTTACAAGTAAATCGTATCAACATTCGTTTTCAATTCTCGAaattgaaaaatgtagtaactAATAACGAAGAAATTTTAATTATTCCAGCACGTCACCAAGAATAATAAACTATTGATTCAATGGTCAGAGTGTCAAACATATATTATAATCTTGGCTCTATGTGTTCATTGGGATTTGATTAGATACGACATATTTATTGTACAATTAGATCGGATCTAATAAATTATCTACCTTCCTTCTCAAATTTGATTAAATGAGTTGTATAGAAAGAATTTACCTTCATACCATCAACGGCATCCAAAATTTATCAAAAGAGTTACCTATGGTAGACTTTTTTGGTAAACCGACGGTGcaaataactatatatatatatatatatatatatatatatatatatatatatatatatatatatatagtaaaatTTTCTTAACTTGCCAATTCATATTTAATGTACAGACTTACTTGAGTTTGCTTTTAAGTAGCTTGATTAAGTGTATATGAATTTTCTTACAATGTCAATAAAAATTAAACCTCAAAAGAAATGATTTGTTAAGAAGTTTCTGAAAAGGGAATCACATATTtaaaaagaagaattaacccaaataggcGCTCATccaaccacttaaactaaaaatagctggtggaggtataatatatatatatatatatatatatatatatatatataaaatttatgtattatatgtgtataattatgtataatctatatatatagctagaaaaagtaaaaaataaatatgcccggctatttgtgtaaagaccCCTATTAAAAAGGGATTTTTACTTACCTATACTACATATGAAATATATTTACCCTCCCTCgtcaagttttaatttaattacatggtcatatacaatttaccaattatatacaaattagttttaaatgagtatcccttgatTGTAGCCTTTTGATTTAGTAAATCCCTAAAAATCCTCACAATTCCTTACTAACCCGGACAAACCTCAATCTTTCTAAaggatttttctttttctctctttgaAATTAACCCTCTTTGTACACCAATTCTACAAGGTTTTTTCTTTAAAAGCTCATAATTCTCTAACAATGGCGAAGAAAAGGATTAATTTTTTATTGATTTGAATTTTGCCATGGTTGGAGTTTGGAGTTTTTTCGAGCTCCCCCTTTTCTTGTTGGTGTTTCGATGATGGGCTAACAGTAGATGTATATTAATTATTTGGTTGTATTCttcgaattgaaattgtcaatcaataaattttaaagttgtttgactctccaccattggcaaccattaaaaagtttcgaaactttgaatttgaattcagattttcaaaaaatattatttgatcgGATTGGGTGTTATTGCAAATGATTGGGAATATTCTATGGAGTTTATATCTCGATTTTGAGAgtatttggtgaagattagatttAATTTAGCTAGATTTTCAGATTAAAATTCGAAGAAGAAGCagaagaacacaccacatacaaaatatattcaaattatatacaaaatacatacaaaagacatattgtataaaatttatataaaaattatatttaagttgtatgatgttgtagttgtatttaattgGGTAAGAATGATGTAtgaaaattatagataagttgtaaataagttgtatattgtataattaattgtatgaaaattatttttagtatgtatgttgttgtagatatatcaaattttgtattagatttgtataaaatttatttttaatttgtatgttgttgtacCATATATTATTCTTTTCTTAAAATAGATAATTATGACAAATAGAGAGAAGAGTTGCGCTAATTATGACTCAAAATAGGTAACACACAACTgagaggagtcttatttagatgGAAGGACAATTCGAACTTCGTTCCCTTCAATTACGCCCTTTTCCAAGCAAAGAATCCCTTAAACTAAGGCACTAATAAtagattgtatataaattgtaagaaACACttgtttagggcgggtaatatgCAAAACTTGCacaattttaataaataagtttcaaatattgtataggaaggaaaaaaaaatcCAAATTGAATCATAGTTTGTTTCTTAGTTTGAAAATTACCAATATccatgtttacccgtaaaacggtgcaattgaatttatacgtagtttctagacaagtgaactaatttgatcctgaaataatgcaataattgaagaaatatataatACTTAACCTTAAAATGTAAATGAAACAACACAAATGATAGTTCGGGGAACAAGGTTTCCGgacacaacaatgatgagatcaaaaagcggaAAAGTAAGAttatattaagctttgtatagaatgtggtgtaagttttgccagaaaatttatcatttacaatgataactgggctcactatttatagttgcgtctatggaaggaggtcctaggatagtgccctcctttaatgtcaattataagggtcattgatgaagatgtaacggtgaatataaatgccaaattctctgtaacggattgttgctcttaatgctgcataatattccttattaaatgctaccgggcgcagagcatttaaaacacctttatgaacgttatctcttccggtgacaagcggaatgactGCGTTCGGTCTTCGCCCATCCCTGTCTAGGGTTCCACAtgtctttcctttagat contains:
- the LOC104093533 gene encoding RING-H2 finger protein ATL67-like, which produces MSSSVFRRQPPPPPPLTITPTPTTNSNSLSQNLSTIGLGYAIAIALGFLVLLSTVLLASYICCRSAAARRRRRQAQHNSQNLNNSENGIYLPRIIFVAEDDEENDDVSSQNATLGLDQVVINSYPKLVYSKRNGNGNGNDCPICLCEYKDGEMLRMMPDCKHYFHVMCIDAWLKLNASCPVCRNSPLPTPLSTPLSEVVPLSQYSDGRRRV